The genomic interval TGAAAGGCTTTTACGACGATCCTAGGCTGATTTCATCTGTTCAAGTAGCTTTGCTACTGTACGAATATCCAACTCTGTAAAAGGCTTTGAGATAATATGATGAGGCAGATCACGCTTCTTTCCATCGTTTGCATAGAATAAATCATGCCCCTTATCAGGAAGACCAGTGACAGCGATGATTGGTGTAGAAATTCCCATATCTTTCACTTGAGCCACAAATTCGAAACCATCCATTTGAGGCATCTTGAGATCACTAAAAATGATATCAAATTCTGATAGTCGGTAAGTTCCCAACTCTAATGCTTCACGAGCACTAGAAACTCCCTGAGCAATAAAGTTGTGTTCCGACAAAATATCACAAATAAGAGCCGTAATTTCGAAGTCATCATCGATCACTAAACATTGCCTAATCACCGCTTGCCCCTGATTTTCTTCATAAAATTAATGCACTAGAATAGAATAGCCCACCCCCTTACTTTAACACATTGTGTTTACCTAAGGAATAGATCCAAATAGGCTTTTGTATTCGTGCAACTAGTGCCTAGTCAATTTGAATTCTTGACTAGGCACTAGCAAAGCTTCGTTTCCTTCGGAGGAGCCCTGTCCGAAAAGAGTCAAGATGATGGAGGACTACCTATGAAAATTTTTCGTTTGCTGATTATTGCCTGTGCGACTATATCGTTTTTATCTGGCATTTGGATCGAAGATTCTAGCCAATTAGATCAGGGATCTATTCGTGCTGAGATTGAGTACACTAAGGACTGGGTTGATTCCATCCAGTACGCATCTCAAGATGAAAGCGTCAATTTTCATCATCAGAGACCCTATCGCTGAATTTGGCGGAGATCCCGATCATGCGCTCCGCTTATTTTCTTCGGGCGGCTCTGGAAGCCTTTGGTTTTCAGCAAGTTCGGAAAAAGCTTTTTGCAAGTCTCTCTTCCGAATAGGTTTAGATATTAATCCTTCCATTCCTGCTTTTTGATAGCGTTCGCGATCCTCTGCTAGGACGTTGGCTGTCATGGCAAGAATAGGGATATCTTTCCGATGGGGCATACCCTTTATGGTAGTCGTTGCTTGCACACCATCCATGATAGGCATTTGGATATCCATAAGCACAACGTCGACCCAAAGATTCTGATCTTCCAATATTTCAACAGCTTGAAGACCTTGATACGCTTCTATCACATTGTGACCCATCTTTTCCAGGAGTAGATGAGCTAACTCAATATTTACCCCATTGTCGTCTACTATTAGAACCGTAAGATTTCGTTGGAACTCGTAGTCAACCACTTTCTTGGCATTGTGTGATAAGGCCTCTCCTCTAGAAAGACGAATCGAAAACGAGAAACAAGACCCCCGGCCTAGTTGGCTTTCAACCTGAATAACACCCCCCAGGAGAAATACAATTTTAGAGCATATAGTTAAGCCAAGACCAGTACCTCCGTAGCGTCTAGTGATTGAAGAGTCTGCCTGAGAAAATGCCTCAAACAGAGCCTCTCGGCTTTTGGTGTCAATACCGATGCCCGTGTCACTCACCTTGAAATCGAGCATATAGCTTTCACGATCCAACTTTCTAGATTCAATGACCACCTTTACTTCACCACTATCGGTGAACTTGATAGCATTGCTCAATAAATTTGATAGAACTTGTTGCAAACGAACTTCATCACCAATAACAAACTCCAATCCATCAGGTGATTTAAATTCACAGGTGAGTTTTAGCCCCTTACGATCAGCTAAGTTCGAAAAGAGCCCTTCCAATCGCTTGAGTAGATCTTGTAAATTGAACGATCGCTGCTCAAAATCTACTTGCCCTGCCTCTATCTTGCTAAGATCTAAAATATCGTTGAGTAGGCAGAGTAAGTTATCGCCACAGGTATCGATAGTGTCGAGCATATGCTTTTGCTTGTCGCTCACTTCCGAATCCTGAAGTAGGGAAACCATCCCCAGAATACCATTCAATGGAGTGCGTATCTCGTGGCTCATATTGGCCAAAAACTCTGATTTTAGCTTTTCCGACTCCTCTGCCTTTACCTTCGCGTCCTCAAACTTCTTGCTCATTTCCATGTAAGCACTTGCGGCTCTTGCAAGTTGGCCGATCTCGTCCTGCCGCTCGGCTCCTGGAACAAGAGCTTCAAAATCACCTTCCAGAAGCCTTCGAAAGGTGCCGACTATAGCATTGATTGCCCTAGAGATACTCACCTCGTAGTAGTAGGCAATCATCCCGAGTAACAAAAGGGATATGAGTAAGCTCGCAAGAAGAACCTGCCGACTTTCTGTAACACGCTCATCTCCCTTACTCGCAATATCTTCTAGTTGAGCAATGGTTTCATACCTCAATCGCTCAACTAGTTGAGCAAACTCGTGAGCCTGACCCGCCATAACTACATTTAGTAACGATAGATACAATCGATTTGATTGAACAGCACGATCGAATACACCAATGAATTGATCAATGGTTGCTCCTATTTTTTCCAGTTCAGAAAGCTCCTGTCGATCAAGAGATTTTAGCTTTAAGCGCGATATCATGTCCTTCATCTTGGGTACTAATTGCTTTACTTTCTTTCGCTCTTCATACTTGCGTTCATTGATAAAGTGATACGTCGCGATTTCTATTTCTAGCCAAGCTAGGCGTAGTTCATTAGCAAGTATCCTATGATTTGGAGGTGATGGCCTATTCGACAAGCTATTGCTAAGTTGTTCTATAGAGAGCATGCCCTCCTCAAGGCTTTTTGGAATCTCGTTTTCAATCATATTGCTACGATACTCATAGCTCCTCTTCAAAGCCTTGATGTTGTTGCCGTAGCTATTTAACAAGACAATCATATGTTCGAGAAGCTGGCGACGATCTTGGTCGCTGGTCTTTTCAAGCACATCCGATAATCTTTTCGAAATCATTTCGTGTGTTTCATTCATCTTTTGAATGATTGATGAGCTACCTGTTTGGCCATAGGCTAAGGCCGTTTTTTGGATTTCAGATATATTTTTGTCGATCACGAGCACTGATACTGTGTTTCGTGAGAGAGTTTCAAATTCTTTAAATGCATTTGAAGTCGTTCGGATTGAGTTATAACTGGAAAAGGCCTGTATGCCGAATACAACAAACACCAGAA from Pseudobacteriovorax antillogorgiicola carries:
- a CDS encoding ATP-binding protein translates to MLKEVTKHFSNLPIGIKIGLGLVLVFVVFGIQAFSSYNSIRTTSNAFKEFETLSRNTVSVLVIDKNISEIQKTALAYGQTGSSSIIQKMNETHEMISKRLSDVLEKTSDQDRRQLLEHMIVLLNSYGNNIKALKRSYEYRSNMIENEIPKSLEEGMLSIEQLSNSLSNRPSPPNHRILANELRLAWLEIEIATYHFINERKYEERKKVKQLVPKMKDMISRLKLKSLDRQELSELEKIGATIDQFIGVFDRAVQSNRLYLSLLNVVMAGQAHEFAQLVERLRYETIAQLEDIASKGDERVTESRQVLLASLLISLLLLGMIAYYYEVSISRAINAIVGTFRRLLEGDFEALVPGAERQDEIGQLARAASAYMEMSKKFEDAKVKAEESEKLKSEFLANMSHEIRTPLNGILGMVSLLQDSEVSDKQKHMLDTIDTCGDNLLCLLNDILDLSKIEAGQVDFEQRSFNLQDLLKRLEGLFSNLADRKGLKLTCEFKSPDGLEFVIGDEVRLQQVLSNLLSNAIKFTDSGEVKVVIESRKLDRESYMLDFKVSDTGIGIDTKSREALFEAFSQADSSITRRYGGTGLGLTICSKIVFLLGGVIQVESQLGRGSCFSFSIRLSRGEALSHNAKKVVDYEFQRNLTVLIVDDNGVNIELAHLLLEKMGHNVIEAYQGLQAVEILEDQNLWVDVVLMDIQMPIMDGVQATTTIKGMPHRKDIPILAMTANVLAEDRERYQKAGMEGLISKPIRKRDLQKAFSELAENQRLPEPPEENKRSA
- a CDS encoding response regulator; the encoded protein is MIRQCLVIDDDFEITALICDILSEHNFIAQGVSSAREALELGTYRLSEFDIIFSDLKMPQMDGFEFVAQVKDMGISTPIIAVTGLPDKGHDLFYANDGKKRDLPHHIISKPFTELDIRTVAKLLEQMKSA